The following are encoded in a window of Ferribacterium limneticum genomic DNA:
- a CDS encoding flagellar assembly protein FliH, with protein MAGVIPKDKLAGYQRWNIGSLDVKPVPHSQSPVDTASTSAAAPSTVAPSQAEVHAAQNLANTEEIERIHEEARANGYSLGYREGLESGQQAMATTVAETTAHFAELLGNLQISLAHLDQHVADQVLSLALEVAAQVLRGAINTRPELLLPVIREALTALPLHHAHVVVRLNPADTTLIREQIGDQLAQTGAQIIDDPEISPGGCLLVAGASEVDATIETRWKRVLESIGVNPSEWMNKP; from the coding sequence ATGGCAGGCGTCATACCCAAGGACAAGCTCGCGGGCTATCAACGTTGGAACATCGGCTCTCTCGATGTGAAACCTGTACCGCACAGCCAGTCGCCAGTCGACACCGCGAGTACTTCAGCTGCAGCGCCATCTACCGTAGCCCCCAGCCAAGCCGAGGTGCATGCTGCGCAGAACCTTGCGAACACCGAAGAGATTGAGCGCATCCACGAAGAAGCTCGCGCCAATGGCTACAGCCTCGGCTACCGCGAAGGACTTGAATCCGGGCAGCAGGCCATGGCAACAACGGTTGCTGAAACAACGGCGCATTTTGCCGAGCTGCTTGGCAATCTGCAGATTTCGCTGGCCCATCTCGACCAGCATGTCGCCGACCAGGTCCTCAGCCTCGCCCTCGAAGTGGCGGCGCAAGTGCTTCGTGGCGCAATCAACACCCGGCCCGAGTTGCTTTTGCCGGTCATTCGCGAGGCTCTCACCGCGCTACCGCTGCATCATGCCCATGTTGTCGTCCGACTGAATCCGGCAGACACCACGTTGATTCGCGAACAGATCGGCGACCAACTTGCTCAAACAGGAGCCCAAATCATTGACGACCCCGAGATTTCGCCGGGGGGATGCCTGCTTGTTGCCGGGGCAAGCGAGGTTGATGCCACGATCGAAACACGCTGGAAGCGCGTACTTGAGTCGATCGGCGTCAATCCTTCGGAATGGATGAACAAGCCTTGA
- a CDS encoding EscU/YscU/HrcU family type III secretion system export apparatus switch protein yields MAKPGNDATREAVALAYSQTDAAPRVVAKGKGLIAEQIIARAKEHGIYVHESPELVALLTQVDIDERIPPQLYMAVAELLAWLYRLEHGLPATQIGLSAQPPP; encoded by the coding sequence ATGGCCAAGCCGGGGAATGATGCTACTCGTGAAGCAGTCGCTCTGGCCTACAGCCAGACCGATGCCGCGCCGCGCGTCGTCGCCAAAGGCAAGGGACTGATTGCCGAGCAGATAATCGCTCGCGCCAAGGAGCACGGCATTTATGTCCATGAATCGCCGGAACTCGTCGCCTTGCTAACCCAGGTGGATATTGACGAGCGCATCCCACCCCAGTTATACATGGCGGTAGCCGAACTGCTGGCGTGGCTTTACCGACTTGAACACGGTCTCCCCGCCACCCAGATCGGCTTGTCCGCTCAACCTCCACCGTGA
- the fliS gene encoding flagellar export chaperone FliS: MFASPIASYQQISIESDVRGADPHRLIVLLFDGAEGALRQAQTRLAENDMKGKSDSLTKAIDIILSGLSASLDTEQGGDLAQNLKALYDYMVSRLIHANIHKDAAAIREVQGLLGEIASAWREIGTAGRQNPDLQP, from the coding sequence ATGTTTGCAAGCCCTATCGCCTCATACCAACAGATCAGTATCGAGTCTGATGTTCGTGGCGCCGATCCGCATCGCCTCATCGTTTTGTTGTTTGATGGTGCAGAAGGTGCGCTCCGTCAAGCCCAAACCCGGTTAGCCGAAAACGACATGAAGGGCAAGTCGGACTCCCTGACAAAAGCCATCGATATTATTCTTAGCGGCCTCTCGGCCAGCCTTGATACCGAGCAGGGTGGCGACTTGGCACAGAATCTCAAGGCGCTTTACGATTACATGGTATCGCGCCTGATTCACGCAAACATCCATAAAGACGCAGCCGCCATTCGAGAAGTTCAAGGATTGCTTGGTGAAATAGCCTCGGCATGGCGAGAAATTGGAACGGCAGGGAGGCAAAATCCTGACCTCCAACCCTAG
- the fliE gene encoding flagellar hook-basal body complex protein FliE, with the protein MDTQGIEQMLSVLRSTAAQASGKPAETVAGGAAGGVDFAQVLKSSIDKVNQTQQQADVMAEKLAAGDTTQNLHEVMIALQTASVSFQEMVQVRNKLVTAYQDVMNIQV; encoded by the coding sequence ATGGACACCCAAGGTATTGAGCAAATGTTGAGCGTACTGCGGTCTACCGCAGCACAAGCATCCGGCAAACCAGCCGAGACCGTGGCTGGCGGGGCGGCTGGCGGGGTGGATTTTGCGCAGGTGCTGAAGTCATCAATCGACAAGGTCAACCAGACCCAACAGCAGGCTGACGTGATGGCGGAAAAACTTGCCGCTGGCGACACCACCCAGAATCTTCATGAGGTGATGATTGCGCTGCAGACGGCTAGTGTTTCCTTCCAGGAAATGGTTCAGGTGCGCAACAAACTGGTCACGGCCTATCAGGACGTGATGAACATTCAGGTTTAA
- the fliK gene encoding flagellar hook-length control protein FliK has translation MIPPDVANSLRAVIPDQRSETNSQAQPVARAQRIADALSNLVPGQRIFAEIQALMPNGTYRAVVAQREITLALPFSAKPGDTLELEVAESDGKLTLAFVANRSSGTNAAASPESVSTSLSTAGKVIGNLLTPLEGEGKQAAPAALNRGQPLVETMPNTAADLAPVLKQALTQSGMFYEAHQARWVTGQLPTTALLQEPQGKLSPAPLNAPEFINRSSNFTPGSPSSNPALALSPDSLLHPSLSGAPASATSLPGSDGLTQPPPREAMDKSSPVNIDPTVNRKFGEILKEVPLDRSTATTPPALQTTVSTSTVAAPNENPVPRELVPLVQQQLNGLATQNFVWQGQVWPGQPMWWEISGDPESKPSQDNEQASQWQTRLKLDLPALGGIDVTLRLGTGGSLGVSVSAENPASEAKLRNSAQALREQLEAAGLTLTQLRVDHGQAGE, from the coding sequence ATGATCCCCCCAGACGTTGCCAACAGTCTGCGCGCGGTCATACCGGATCAACGTTCGGAAACAAACAGCCAGGCTCAACCGGTCGCCAGAGCCCAACGGATTGCCGATGCACTAAGCAATCTCGTTCCTGGCCAGCGGATATTTGCCGAAATACAGGCGCTGATGCCAAATGGCACCTACCGCGCCGTAGTTGCCCAACGCGAAATCACACTGGCACTGCCTTTTTCGGCCAAGCCTGGCGATACGCTCGAACTGGAAGTCGCCGAAAGTGATGGCAAACTCACGCTGGCATTTGTGGCGAATCGCTCTTCAGGGACCAATGCCGCAGCGTCACCGGAGTCCGTCAGCACTTCACTAAGCACAGCCGGCAAGGTCATCGGCAACCTGTTGACGCCGCTCGAAGGAGAAGGGAAGCAGGCAGCACCGGCGGCCCTCAATCGCGGCCAGCCTCTGGTCGAAACAATGCCAAATACCGCAGCTGATCTGGCCCCCGTATTGAAGCAGGCACTCACTCAAAGCGGCATGTTTTATGAGGCGCACCAGGCCCGCTGGGTCACCGGACAATTGCCGACAACCGCGCTGCTGCAAGAGCCGCAGGGAAAACTCTCCCCTGCGCCATTAAATGCCCCGGAATTCATCAACCGAAGTTCAAACTTTACCCCTGGTAGCCCAAGCTCTAACCCTGCCTTGGCTCTCTCTCCGGACTCTCTGCTCCACCCCAGCCTTTCCGGCGCGCCAGCATCAGCAACATCGTTGCCAGGCAGCGACGGTTTGACTCAGCCCCCACCGAGAGAGGCGATGGACAAATCTTCACCAGTCAATATCGATCCTACGGTCAACCGGAAATTTGGCGAAATATTGAAAGAAGTGCCACTCGATCGGAGCACCGCTACAACGCCACCCGCGCTACAAACTACCGTTTCAACAAGCACGGTGGCCGCTCCAAACGAAAATCCGGTCCCGCGTGAATTGGTCCCGCTGGTTCAACAGCAGTTGAACGGCCTGGCGACACAGAATTTTGTCTGGCAAGGCCAAGTCTGGCCCGGGCAACCGATGTGGTGGGAAATCTCCGGCGACCCGGAATCGAAGCCGTCACAAGATAATGAACAAGCCAGCCAATGGCAAACCCGCCTCAAACTGGACCTGCCCGCACTGGGTGGCATTGATGTCACACTGCGACTGGGCACTGGCGGCTCGCTGGGCGTTTCAGTCAGTGCGGAAAATCCAGCCAGTGAGGCAAAGCTGCGCAACAGCGCTCAGGCACTTCGCGAGCAATTGGAGGCTGCCGGGCTAACGCTTACCCAACTGCGCGTAGATCATGGCCAAGCCGGGGAATGA
- the fliF gene encoding flagellar basal-body MS-ring/collar protein FliF, with protein MAATTETTAGNAPAGNPLERLRDAFDRLGSQQKLVFMVATAAMIALIVGAILWSRQPDWKTLFSNLNEKDGGTIVTVLEQQNIPHRYSDNGALQVPADRVHDIRLKLASQGLPRGGMVGFELMENQKFGISQFAEQVNYQRGLEGELARTIQSIAAVQSARVHLAIPKPSVFVREEQKPTASVMLNVYPGRSLDGAQIAGITHLVSSSVPQLPATNVTVIDQTGALLSQLKNKLTEAGLDATQVKYVRDIEGSIIRRIEDILKPMLGGENFKVQVAADIDFSQSEQTAESYRPNNTPETTAIRSRQTNESASVNQSAGGVPGALTNQPPVPATAPLTQPATGTSPGQPGKTAEIQGKLDAAGVTAPLNGVGQPINTSKAATVNFEVDKTIRHTKQGMGDIRRLSAAVVINHRKDIDKNGQPVNKPIPEPEMKQINELVREAMGFNKERGDSISVANAPFTAGEKVDGSIPLWKDPETISYAKDIFKYLLIGLIVAFLFLKIIQPSLKTMFPSAAERRAASTAEGVAGAAAHVRILGIDGEPGEDQVRIDHYGIKVQKARDIAQADPKAVANIIKDWIGANAS; from the coding sequence ATGGCAGCAACAACTGAGACGACAGCAGGAAACGCACCGGCAGGAAATCCGCTGGAGCGTCTGCGCGACGCCTTCGACCGGCTCGGCAGCCAACAGAAGCTTGTCTTCATGGTGGCAACGGCCGCCATGATCGCCCTCATCGTCGGCGCGATCCTCTGGAGCCGGCAACCAGACTGGAAAACCCTGTTCTCCAATCTCAACGAGAAGGATGGCGGGACTATCGTCACCGTTCTCGAGCAGCAAAATATTCCTCACCGCTACAGCGATAACGGCGCACTGCAGGTCCCCGCCGACCGCGTCCATGACATTCGCCTCAAACTGGCCTCACAGGGGCTGCCGCGCGGCGGCATGGTGGGTTTCGAATTGATGGAAAACCAGAAATTCGGCATCAGCCAGTTTGCCGAACAGGTCAATTATCAGCGCGGACTGGAAGGCGAACTGGCCCGTACCATCCAGTCAATTGCCGCGGTGCAGTCGGCACGGGTCCACCTGGCCATCCCTAAACCCTCGGTCTTCGTCCGCGAAGAACAAAAGCCGACAGCCTCGGTCATGCTCAACGTCTATCCCGGACGCTCGCTGGATGGCGCGCAGATCGCCGGTATTACGCATCTGGTTTCGTCCAGCGTACCGCAATTGCCGGCCACCAACGTCACGGTAATCGACCAGACTGGCGCGCTGCTCTCGCAACTGAAAAACAAGCTCACTGAAGCCGGCCTCGATGCCACCCAGGTCAAATATGTTCGGGATATCGAGGGCAGCATCATCAGGCGCATTGAGGACATCCTCAAGCCGATGTTGGGTGGCGAAAACTTCAAGGTTCAGGTGGCTGCCGACATCGACTTTTCCCAAAGCGAGCAAACTGCCGAAAGCTACCGACCCAACAACACGCCGGAAACCACCGCTATTCGTAGTCGGCAGACCAACGAATCAGCCAGCGTGAACCAGTCAGCCGGCGGCGTCCCGGGCGCATTGACCAACCAGCCGCCAGTACCGGCTACTGCACCGCTGACCCAGCCGGCAACCGGCACTTCCCCCGGTCAACCGGGAAAAACGGCCGAAATTCAAGGCAAGCTCGACGCCGCCGGCGTCACGGCGCCACTCAATGGCGTCGGCCAGCCGATCAATACGAGCAAGGCCGCAACGGTCAATTTTGAAGTCGACAAGACTATCCGCCACACGAAGCAAGGCATGGGCGACATTCGGCGCCTGTCTGCTGCCGTTGTCATCAATCATCGCAAGGACATCGACAAGAACGGCCAGCCGGTCAACAAGCCGATCCCCGAGCCGGAAATGAAACAGATCAACGAATTGGTCCGCGAGGCGATGGGCTTCAACAAGGAACGTGGCGACTCGATCTCGGTTGCGAATGCCCCCTTCACCGCCGGCGAAAAAGTCGATGGCTCGATACCGCTCTGGAAGGACCCGGAAACCATCTCCTATGCCAAGGATATTTTCAAGTATCTTTTGATCGGTCTGATCGTTGCCTTCCTCTTCCTGAAAATTATCCAGCCCTCGCTGAAAACCATGTTCCCGTCGGCCGCCGAGCGCCGGGCCGCATCAACCGCCGAGGGCGTCGCTGGTGCCGCGGCCCATGTCAGGATTTTAGGCATTGATGGTGAACCGGGCGAAGACCAGGTTCGTATCGACCATTACGGCATCAAGGTCCAAAAAGCACGCGACATTGCGCAGGCTGATCCAAAGGCGGTCGCCAACATTATCAAGGACTGGATAGGCGCCAATGCCTCCTAG
- a CDS encoding flagellar brake protein, with protein sequence MTLAQNEVSVPVFEIDQPATYGKYLLHNRTEISVHLRALLKHRTLITVYLDEGKAFFLSTLLSIDENANQLVLDGSNHTASNDAALKAARITLSAPLERVKIQIRLPGLSMTTIDGKKALIAPLPASILRLQRREFFRVETPHHITPLRCKLAVPNPTGGHFVVDYPLFDLSGGGISLLGPVDDAELFSLGELFHDCRLEIPGESVLSVNLRVCEVLKIEMIDGQQQLRLGCEFVSLPGTRLAFIERYITRLERERKALRSELEY encoded by the coding sequence ATGACCCTCGCCCAGAACGAAGTTTCGGTTCCAGTTTTTGAAATCGACCAGCCCGCCACCTACGGCAAATACCTCCTCCACAACCGCACTGAAATCTCCGTTCATCTGCGCGCCCTGCTCAAGCACCGCACCTTGATCACGGTCTATCTGGACGAAGGCAAGGCATTCTTTCTCTCGACCCTGCTGTCGATCGACGAAAACGCCAACCAGCTGGTTCTTGACGGATCAAACCACACGGCAAGTAATGATGCAGCACTGAAAGCCGCGCGGATCACGCTATCGGCCCCTCTGGAACGGGTCAAAATCCAGATTCGCCTGCCAGGGCTGTCGATGACGACCATTGATGGCAAAAAAGCCTTGATCGCTCCGCTCCCGGCATCGATCCTGCGCCTGCAGCGACGCGAGTTCTTTCGCGTCGAAACGCCCCACCACATCACGCCCCTGCGTTGCAAGCTTGCCGTACCGAATCCCACCGGTGGTCACTTCGTAGTTGATTACCCACTGTTTGACCTCAGCGGTGGCGGGATTAGCTTGCTGGGCCCGGTCGACGACGCCGAGCTGTTTTCACTTGGGGAGCTGTTTCACGACTGCCGCCTGGAAATCCCCGGAGAAAGCGTGCTTTCGGTCAATCTGCGCGTCTGTGAAGTGCTTAAAATCGAGATGATCGACGGCCAACAACAATTGCGGCTGGGCTGCGAATTTGTCAGCCTGCCCGGAACCCGGCTGGCCTTCATCGAACGCTACATCACGCGGCTGGAACGCGAACGCAAGGCGCTCCGCTCGGAGCTGGAATACTAA
- a CDS encoding sigma-54-dependent transcriptional regulator, which yields MAEHSLPILVVEDDPSLREAIGDTLELAGRPYVAVDGGEAALKVLAEQAFSIVVSDVRMMPMDGITLLKEIRARLPHLPVVLMTAYAEVDKAVDAMRSGACDFLLKPFEPKALLAHINKYELPDTDDGAGVVAIDPASRELFAIAQRVAQTDATVLLTGESGVGKEVVARFIHRQSVRRNGPFVAINCAAIPDSLLEATLFGYEKGAFTGAQQAQAGKFEQAQDGTLLLDEVTEMPMGLQAKLLRVLQEREVERVGGKKPVALNIRIVATSNRDMAEAVTKGVFREDLFYRLNVFPVAIPPLRDRPLDIVPIARYFLVEHGGRFGRNGVSFGALAEQALVQHAWPGNVRELENVIQRALILSTGPEIGVEHLRLAPAQAGMVARAALERPVLETDKRVDNMKDLEREHILRTLAEVDGSRKLAIERLGISERTLRYKLQQYRDEGFFKD from the coding sequence ATGGCTGAACATAGTTTGCCCATTCTCGTCGTCGAAGATGACCCCAGCCTGCGTGAGGCGATTGGTGACACGCTGGAACTCGCTGGGCGCCCCTACGTGGCCGTCGATGGCGGCGAGGCGGCATTGAAGGTGCTGGCTGAGCAGGCTTTCTCGATTGTCGTCAGTGACGTGCGCATGATGCCGATGGATGGCATCACGTTGTTAAAGGAAATTCGGGCGCGCCTGCCGCATCTGCCGGTGGTGCTGATGACGGCGTATGCCGAGGTGGACAAGGCGGTCGATGCCATGCGTTCCGGTGCCTGCGACTTCCTTCTCAAGCCTTTTGAGCCGAAGGCTTTGCTCGCTCACATCAATAAATATGAGTTGCCGGATACCGATGACGGCGCCGGCGTTGTGGCCATCGATCCGGCCAGTCGTGAACTGTTTGCCATCGCCCAGCGTGTGGCGCAAACCGACGCGACGGTTCTCCTTACCGGAGAATCAGGGGTTGGCAAGGAAGTGGTCGCTCGCTTCATTCATCGGCAGTCGGTGCGTCGGAACGGGCCTTTCGTGGCCATCAACTGCGCGGCGATTCCGGATAGTTTGCTCGAGGCCACCTTGTTTGGTTATGAGAAGGGGGCGTTTACGGGCGCCCAGCAGGCGCAGGCCGGGAAGTTCGAGCAGGCGCAGGACGGTACGCTGCTCCTCGACGAAGTCACCGAGATGCCGATGGGCCTCCAGGCCAAGTTGCTCCGCGTCTTGCAGGAGCGCGAGGTCGAGCGGGTGGGTGGCAAGAAGCCGGTAGCGCTGAATATCCGCATCGTTGCGACGTCCAATCGCGATATGGCTGAGGCGGTGACCAAAGGGGTTTTTCGTGAGGATCTGTTTTACCGCCTCAACGTATTCCCGGTGGCCATTCCACCACTGCGTGATCGGCCGCTCGATATTGTGCCGATCGCCCGCTATTTTCTGGTCGAGCATGGCGGTCGCTTCGGTCGGAATGGTGTCAGTTTTGGGGCTTTGGCTGAGCAGGCGCTGGTGCAGCATGCTTGGCCGGGCAACGTCCGTGAGCTGGAAAACGTGATTCAACGGGCCCTTATCCTGTCGACCGGGCCGGAGATTGGTGTCGAACATCTCCGGTTGGCGCCTGCGCAAGCCGGAATGGTGGCGCGGGCTGCGCTGGAAAGACCGGTGCTTGAAACGGATAAAAGGGTCGATAATATGAAGGATCTGGAGCGCGAACATATCCTTCGTACTCTGGCTGAGGTTGATGGCTCACGAAAGCTGGCCATTGAGCGCTTGGGAATTTCGGAACGGACATTGCGCTACAAGTTGCAGCAGTACCGGGACGAAGGGTTTTTCAAGGATTGA
- the fliG gene encoding flagellar motor switch protein FliG, translating to MPPSTDDGLEKSATLLIALGEDHAAEVLKHLGPREVQKLGHAMAALKSVPRTKVEGVLDEFHKNAEEHSAVHVDTDNYIRSVLTKALGDDKASNLISRILQGGETSGIEGLKWMDATTVADLIKNEHPQIIATILVHLEHDHSSEILNHFTERLRNDVVLRIATLEGIQPTALRELNEAMMRILSGSTSVKRTAMGGVRTVAEILNFIGTANETSVVDAIREYDPDLAQKILDEMFVFENLMEIDDRSIQLILREVQSDSLILALKGASPDLREKIFKNMSQRAAEMLREDLESKGPVRLSEVEGEQKEILKVVRRLADEGQIVLGGAGGEQMV from the coding sequence ATGCCTCCTAGCACTGACGACGGCCTCGAAAAGAGCGCAACGCTGCTGATTGCCCTCGGTGAAGACCATGCAGCCGAAGTGCTCAAGCACCTTGGACCGCGCGAGGTACAAAAACTCGGGCACGCCATGGCAGCACTCAAGAGCGTGCCGAGGACAAAGGTTGAAGGCGTTCTGGACGAGTTCCACAAAAACGCGGAAGAGCACTCGGCGGTACACGTCGACACCGACAACTACATTCGCTCCGTGCTTACCAAGGCGCTGGGCGACGACAAGGCATCGAACCTTATTTCACGCATCCTGCAGGGTGGAGAGACATCGGGGATCGAGGGCCTGAAATGGATGGATGCGACAACCGTTGCTGACCTGATCAAGAACGAGCACCCGCAGATTATCGCGACGATTCTGGTCCATCTGGAACACGACCACTCCAGCGAAATTCTCAATCACTTCACCGAGCGCCTGCGCAATGATGTCGTGTTGCGAATCGCCACGCTCGAAGGGATTCAGCCAACCGCGTTGCGCGAGCTGAACGAAGCGATGATGCGCATCCTGTCCGGCTCGACCAGCGTCAAGCGAACGGCAATGGGTGGAGTTCGCACCGTTGCCGAAATTCTCAATTTCATCGGCACCGCCAACGAAACCTCGGTCGTCGATGCGATCCGCGAGTACGACCCGGACCTTGCCCAGAAGATTCTCGACGAGATGTTCGTTTTCGAAAATCTGATGGAAATTGACGATCGCTCCATCCAGCTCATTTTGCGGGAAGTTCAGTCCGACTCCTTGATCCTCGCACTCAAGGGTGCTTCGCCCGATCTCCGCGAGAAGATTTTCAAGAACATGTCGCAACGGGCTGCAGAAATGCTGCGCGAAGACCTCGAGTCGAAGGGGCCTGTCCGTCTTTCCGAAGTCGAAGGCGAACAGAAGGAAATCCTCAAGGTGGTACGTCGCCTGGCAGACGAAGGACAAATCGTCCTTGGTGGCGCCGGCGGCGAGCAAATGGTCTAA
- the fliD gene encoding flagellar filament capping protein FliD: MATTSSLGIGTGVDLQSMLTSIIAAERAPIKTLDTKISVANNKISLYGTLKSKLDALQTAADTLQFPSRLSALSASSSDTTVISASAAYTAAVGSYGTEVTQLASSQKSFTVAYDAGTTFGAGDLTFTVGGVAASPISLGAGSSLQDVSSAINTAKIGVTATVITDSAGKQRMVLTGNESGAGNDFSLTSTLTASGSQASLASFDTTTAGLNRTVAQDALMKIDGIEVNSSTNTFTNVAGLTLTAMKLGTSNVTVQNDSTKITSAVQAFVDSYNAVATLIKSNSGYNSTTNSGQAFTGDSATRSVLNSLGSARTTVPAELASATLNSLSALGVTIQQTGLLKLDTDVLSTAINTSATDVVQALNAYGKSFSTEVTALLSSDGSVSNRISSLDSSVRRYKDSQASLEVRVSLVEKRYRAQFTALDKLVSSMQTTSSYLTQQLAALQNSS, from the coding sequence ATGGCAACCACCAGTTCTCTGGGAATCGGCACCGGTGTGGACTTGCAGTCCATGCTGACCAGCATAATTGCAGCCGAGAGAGCGCCAATCAAGACGCTGGACACCAAGATTTCGGTGGCCAACAACAAGATTTCCCTCTACGGCACACTAAAGTCCAAGCTCGACGCACTGCAAACTGCGGCAGACACCCTACAGTTTCCCTCGCGGCTTTCTGCCCTGAGCGCATCCTCCAGCGACACAACCGTCATCAGCGCCAGCGCTGCATACACCGCTGCGGTGGGCAGTTATGGCACAGAAGTAACCCAACTAGCCAGCTCACAAAAAAGCTTTACCGTCGCGTACGACGCCGGCACCACTTTTGGCGCGGGCGACCTCACTTTTACGGTTGGCGGCGTTGCGGCAAGCCCCATTTCCTTGGGGGCAGGCTCCTCCCTGCAGGACGTTAGCTCCGCTATCAACACCGCCAAGATTGGTGTAACGGCGACAGTGATTACCGACTCAGCCGGCAAGCAGCGCATGGTGTTGACGGGTAACGAATCGGGTGCCGGAAACGATTTTTCGCTGACATCAACTCTTACAGCATCGGGGAGCCAGGCCTCGTTAGCCAGTTTTGATACGACAACCGCTGGCTTGAATCGTACAGTCGCCCAGGACGCCTTGATGAAAATCGACGGTATCGAAGTCAATTCAAGCACCAATACGTTTACGAACGTCGCTGGGCTGACCTTGACCGCGATGAAGTTGGGCACATCAAACGTTACGGTACAAAATGACAGTACCAAGATCACGTCTGCTGTGCAGGCATTCGTTGATAGCTACAATGCGGTTGCAACGCTGATAAAGAGCAACAGTGGCTACAACTCAACGACCAATAGTGGCCAGGCATTCACTGGCGATAGCGCAACCCGCTCAGTGCTCAACAGCTTGGGCAGCGCCAGAACCACAGTTCCTGCTGAACTCGCAAGCGCCACGCTGAATAGCCTTTCGGCACTTGGCGTCACTATTCAACAGACTGGCCTGTTAAAGCTCGATACAGACGTGCTGAGCACGGCAATCAATACCTCGGCGACCGATGTAGTCCAAGCGCTCAATGCTTACGGAAAATCGTTCAGTACAGAAGTAACCGCGCTGCTCTCCAGCGACGGATCTGTTTCAAATCGGATTAGCAGCCTCGACTCATCGGTCAGACGCTACAAAGACAGCCAGGCGTCGCTGGAAGTCCGGGTCAGTCTGGTCGAGAAACGCTACCGCGCCCAATTTACTGCCCTCGATAAATTGGTTAGCTCAATGCAAACGACCAGTAGCTATCTGACACAACAACTTGCCGCGCTTCAAAATTCGAGTTAA
- a CDS encoding sensor histidine kinase encodes MFNQVSAELTQAYEALQVRAASLTEELAIANGELRRQYQEKEALSERLSSLLDALPAGVVLLDSAAIVVAVNPAAMAIFGANMVGQHWGDVARASLEPTMAIGEWLHGDSRLSIGESSLPSAGGKILLIHDVTAAHRMKTELERNQRLAAMGEMAASLAHQLRTPLAAALLYTSNLGQPGVSDEARARFSEKASGQLRRLERLIQDVLLFARGESIGRDVIPVSDLLAEAAQTVEPLMGEHGLEFVLNDACGGAVIVGSRKALFGALVNLLENAMQATTPGGKICLSGNRRGDLVAVGVRDSGPGISREMQARIFEPFFTTKGQGTGLGLAIALGVVRAHGGTIELFSEPGDGAEFVITLPVAPVESESEHHG; translated from the coding sequence ATGTTCAATCAGGTTTCGGCCGAGCTGACCCAGGCCTATGAAGCTCTGCAGGTTCGCGCCGCCTCGCTGACCGAGGAGCTGGCAATCGCCAACGGTGAATTGCGTCGGCAATATCAGGAAAAGGAAGCGCTTTCCGAGCGTCTCTCGTCCTTGCTCGATGCCTTGCCGGCCGGTGTGGTGCTGCTCGATTCAGCGGCTATCGTTGTCGCGGTCAACCCGGCTGCCATGGCAATTTTCGGGGCAAACATGGTCGGGCAGCATTGGGGCGATGTGGCGCGGGCCAGCCTGGAGCCGACGATGGCTATTGGTGAGTGGTTGCACGGCGACAGTCGGTTGTCGATCGGGGAGAGCTCACTGCCTTCTGCCGGTGGAAAAATTCTTCTTATCCACGATGTAACGGCCGCCCACCGCATGAAAACCGAGCTGGAGCGCAACCAGCGCCTGGCGGCCATGGGGGAAATGGCTGCCTCGCTGGCGCATCAGCTGCGCACGCCGCTGGCTGCGGCGCTGCTTTATACCTCCAACCTTGGCCAGCCCGGCGTTTCGGATGAGGCGCGGGCCCGATTCTCGGAAAAGGCAAGCGGGCAGTTGCGGCGTCTTGAGCGGCTGATCCAGGATGTTCTTCTCTTTGCGCGGGGCGAGAGTATCGGGCGGGATGTCATCCCGGTGTCCGATCTGCTGGCAGAAGCGGCTCAAACGGTTGAGCCGCTGATGGGTGAGCATGGCCTCGAATTTGTATTGAATGACGCTTGTGGGGGGGCTGTGATCGTCGGTAGTCGCAAAGCCTTGTTCGGGGCTCTTGTCAATTTGCTGGAAAACGCCATGCAGGCGACAACGCCGGGCGGCAAAATTTGCCTGTCCGGCAATCGTCGCGGCGATCTTGTGGCTGTTGGCGTGCGCGATAGCGGTCCGGGAATTTCGCGTGAAATGCAGGCGCGCATCTTCGAGCCATTTTTTACCACCAAGGGGCAGGGTACCGGCCTGGGGTTGGCCATTGCGCTGGGCGTGGTGCGGGCACATGGCGGCACGATCGAGCTTTTTTCCGAGCCGGGCGACGGCGCCGAGTTTGTCATCACCTTACCGGTTGCGCCGGTAGAGAGCGAATCAGAACACCATGGCTGA